A window of the Gemmatirosa kalamazoonensis genome harbors these coding sequences:
- a CDS encoding Fpg/Nei family DNA glycosylase encodes MPELPDVTVYIESLRPRVVGQVLEKVRVANPFVLRSVDPPLAELEGKQVTGVRRMGKRIVLELEGELFLVVHLMIAGRLRWKPLGGKVKVPPSLVLAELAFPTGTLVLTEAGSKRRASLHAVRGTDGLTPFDRGGLEPLDATRDAFASRLRLENHTLKRALTDPRLFSGIGNAYSDEILHRARLSPLALTARLTDDDVDRLHTATSHTLAEWTRRLRAEVGDGFPEKVTAFRADFAVHGRYRLPCPDCGAPVQRIRYAENETNYCATCQTGGRLLADRAMSRLLRQDWPRSLAALEEHVESRTVRREGGPG; translated from the coding sequence ATGCCGGAGCTGCCGGACGTCACGGTATACATCGAGTCGCTGCGTCCGCGCGTCGTGGGGCAGGTGCTGGAGAAGGTGCGCGTCGCGAACCCGTTCGTGCTGCGCTCGGTCGATCCGCCGCTCGCGGAGCTGGAAGGCAAGCAGGTCACGGGCGTGCGGCGCATGGGCAAGCGCATCGTCCTCGAGCTGGAGGGGGAGCTGTTCCTCGTCGTGCACCTCATGATCGCCGGTCGGCTGCGGTGGAAGCCGCTCGGCGGCAAGGTGAAGGTGCCGCCGTCGCTCGTGCTCGCCGAGCTCGCGTTCCCCACGGGCACGCTCGTGCTCACGGAGGCGGGCAGCAAGCGCCGCGCGTCGCTGCACGCGGTGCGCGGCACCGACGGCCTAACGCCGTTCGACCGCGGCGGCCTGGAGCCGCTCGACGCGACGCGCGACGCGTTCGCCAGTCGGCTGCGTCTCGAGAACCACACGCTGAAGCGCGCGCTCACCGATCCGCGGCTGTTCAGCGGCATCGGCAACGCCTACTCGGACGAGATCCTGCACCGCGCGCGGCTCTCGCCGCTCGCCCTCACCGCGCGGCTCACCGACGACGACGTCGACCGGCTGCACACCGCGACGTCGCACACGCTCGCCGAGTGGACGCGGCGGCTCCGCGCCGAGGTGGGCGACGGCTTCCCCGAGAAGGTCACCGCGTTCCGCGCGGACTTCGCGGTGCACGGCCGCTATCGCCTGCCGTGTCCGGACTGCGGGGCGCCGGTGCAGCGCATCCGGTACGCGGAGAACGAGACGAACTACTGCGCGACGTGTCAGACCGGCGGCCGCCTGCTTGCCGACCGCGCGATGTCGCGCCTGCTGCGACAGGACTGGCCGCGGTCGCTGGCCGCGCTGGAGGAGCACGTGGAGTCGCGCACGGTTCGCCGGGAGGGTGGGCCCGGTTAG